One part of the Brevundimonas sp. NIBR11 genome encodes these proteins:
- a CDS encoding response regulator, protein MDDCSIPGPVVLVVDDEALIRLNATEALNDAGCRTFEAGEAVEAMAMIADHPEISVLFTDINMPGEANGLQLAGQVHAVRPDIQLIVTSGRERPSPAEIPDDGQFIAKPYDMDVISEIVRAHPRTRTPSTD, encoded by the coding sequence ATGGACGATTGCAGCATCCCCGGCCCGGTTGTCCTCGTCGTCGATGACGAAGCCCTGATCCGCCTGAACGCGACCGAGGCACTCAACGACGCTGGTTGCCGGACCTTCGAGGCCGGCGAGGCGGTCGAGGCGATGGCCATGATCGCGGATCACCCCGAGATTTCGGTCCTGTTCACCGACATCAACATGCCGGGCGAGGCCAACGGTCTGCAGTTGGCCGGTCAGGTCCATGCCGTCCGCCCGGATATTCAGCTGATCGTCACCTCGGGACGCGAGCGCCCGTCGCCGGCCGAGATTCCCGACGACGGCCAGTTCATCGCCAAGCCCTACGACATGGATGTGATTTCGGAGATCGTCCGGGCGCATCCGCGAACCCGAACCCCCTCGACCGACTAA
- a CDS encoding FadR/GntR family transcriptional regulator yields MPGPKTAEPVGFRAIQTTRLYQQIAEQIKAYIRSGGLKAGDRLPSERDMAVMFAVSRPSVREAMIALEGAGLIEVRTGDGTFITDPAGRPGALKGDEPGVLEQFQARRTLEPALAAMAATLIKPAELALLRDAVDRSEGAFNRGDLADASDYTFHVQLAAFSGNRILAELVRELWDLRASESWRVIRNRATTREHRLEVVARRRAILDALQEKDADLARALMQSLLDAAMNRYFGDIREDAR; encoded by the coding sequence ATGCCGGGCCCCAAGACCGCAGAGCCCGTCGGCTTTCGCGCCATCCAGACCACGCGCCTCTACCAACAGATCGCCGAGCAGATCAAAGCCTACATCCGCTCCGGCGGGCTGAAGGCCGGCGACCGCCTGCCTTCAGAGCGCGACATGGCCGTCATGTTCGCCGTCAGCCGCCCCTCGGTGCGCGAGGCCATGATCGCCCTGGAAGGCGCCGGCCTGATCGAGGTCCGCACCGGCGACGGGACCTTCATCACCGATCCCGCCGGCCGCCCCGGCGCGCTGAAGGGCGACGAGCCGGGCGTGCTGGAACAGTTCCAGGCCCGCCGCACGCTGGAGCCGGCCTTGGCCGCCATGGCCGCGACCCTGATCAAGCCCGCCGAACTGGCCCTGCTGCGCGACGCCGTGGATCGCTCGGAGGGAGCCTTCAATCGCGGCGACCTCGCCGACGCGTCCGACTACACCTTCCATGTCCAGTTGGCGGCCTTCTCGGGCAACCGCATCCTGGCCGAACTGGTCCGAGAACTGTGGGACCTGCGCGCTTCCGAAAGCTGGCGGGTGATCCGCAACCGGGCCACCACGCGCGAACACCGACTGGAGGTCGTTGCCCGCCGTCGCGCCATCCTCGACGCCCTTCAGGAGAAGGACGCCGACCTCGCCCGCGCCCTGATGCAGTCCCTGCTCGACGCCGCCATGAACCGCTACTTCGGCGACATCCGGGAGGACGCCCGATGA
- a CDS encoding RraA family protein yields MTTVSSLHADLDWAAVAARFKALYTPAVCDVLDGYGLRHQFMTPGLIALEADDKVAGPAFTILGRADANLDTSTRMGPRVIDSFEPQVVAVYDTSGETHTGVWGELWSAGAQRMGCVGAIVDGGIRDSALIKAIGFPIFHRFRSPADAVGRFTVIDHQTPVTVGGVRVYPGDYIFGDQDGVVVIPRDLTLEVLEKAETVKTTEDDIRTAIGEGGKLIDLYKKHGRF; encoded by the coding sequence ATGACCACCGTTTCCAGCCTCCACGCCGACCTCGACTGGGCCGCCGTCGCCGCCCGGTTCAAGGCCCTCTACACGCCCGCCGTCTGCGACGTGCTGGATGGCTACGGTCTGCGCCACCAGTTCATGACGCCGGGCCTGATCGCGCTGGAGGCCGACGACAAGGTCGCAGGCCCCGCCTTCACCATCCTGGGCCGCGCCGACGCCAACCTCGACACCTCGACCCGCATGGGTCCGCGCGTGATCGACAGCTTCGAGCCGCAGGTCGTGGCCGTCTATGACACCAGTGGAGAGACCCACACCGGCGTCTGGGGCGAGCTGTGGAGCGCGGGCGCCCAGCGCATGGGCTGCGTCGGCGCCATCGTCGACGGCGGCATCCGCGACAGCGCCCTGATCAAGGCCATCGGCTTTCCCATCTTCCACCGATTCCGCAGTCCGGCCGACGCCGTCGGTCGGTTCACCGTTATCGACCACCAGACGCCGGTCACGGTCGGCGGGGTCCGCGTCTACCCCGGCGACTACATCTTCGGCGATCAGGACGGGGTGGTCGTCATCCCGCGCGACCTGACGCTCGAGGTCCTGGAGAAGGCCGAAACCGTCAAGACCACCGAGGACGACATCCGCACCGCCATCGGCGAAGGCGGCAAGCTGATCGACCTCTACAAGAAGCACGGACGCTTCTGA
- a CDS encoding SDR family oxidoreductase, with the protein MSFADFDLSGRRALITGSTDGIGLAIALRLAQAGAAVVLHSLPDDPTGQTALEAAWATGAVADLITGDLAEPGAAAALLEEAGPVDILVSNVAIQIRQPLDQMDVPTMEKHFAANIVAALQLVQGVLPHMKAQGWGRIVNIGSIQQVKPHSELMTYAALKAGQKNMVENLARQVAADGITVNTVAPGVVLTARNRPVLSDPVYAERVMAQVPMRSFGEPEDMAGAVLLLCSQAGRYITGANIPVDGGMHL; encoded by the coding sequence ATGAGTTTCGCCGATTTCGACCTGAGCGGCCGGCGGGCCCTGATCACCGGCTCAACCGACGGCATCGGCCTGGCCATCGCGCTGAGGCTGGCGCAGGCGGGGGCGGCGGTGGTGCTGCATTCCCTGCCGGACGATCCGACCGGGCAGACGGCGCTGGAGGCGGCCTGGGCGACGGGGGCGGTCGCGGACCTGATCACCGGCGACCTCGCCGAGCCGGGCGCGGCGGCGGCCCTGCTGGAAGAGGCCGGGCCGGTCGACATCCTGGTGTCCAATGTCGCGATCCAGATTCGCCAGCCGCTCGACCAGATGGACGTGCCGACGATGGAGAAGCATTTCGCGGCCAACATCGTCGCAGCGCTTCAACTGGTGCAGGGCGTCCTGCCGCACATGAAGGCGCAGGGCTGGGGCCGGATCGTCAACATCGGCAGCATTCAGCAGGTCAAGCCGCATTCCGAGCTGATGACCTATGCCGCGTTGAAGGCGGGTCAGAAGAACATGGTCGAGAACCTGGCGCGTCAGGTGGCGGCTGACGGGATCACGGTGAACACCGTGGCGCCCGGCGTGGTGCTGACGGCGCGGAACCGGCCGGTGCTGTCGGACCCGGTCTACGCCGAGCGGGTCATGGCCCAGGTGCCGATGCGGTCGTTCGGAGAGCCGGAGGATATGGCGGGCGCGGTCCTCCTGTTGTGCTCGCAGGCCGGACGCTACATCACCGGGGCGAACATCCCCGTCGACGGCGGCATGCACCTTTAG
- a CDS encoding YciI family protein, with protein MQFLIIGRDGTDAEAPARRAATRPAHIKGLNARNAAGEIVKVGALLDEAGNAVGSAMIGEFADRAAAEAYVAEEPYTKAGVWVKTEITPLRLLSFD; from the coding sequence ATGCAGTTTCTGATCATCGGCCGCGACGGCACGGACGCCGAGGCACCGGCCCGTCGCGCTGCGACCCGACCCGCCCATATCAAGGGGCTGAATGCGCGGAACGCCGCGGGCGAGATCGTCAAGGTCGGCGCGCTTCTGGACGAGGCGGGCAATGCGGTCGGCTCGGCCATGATCGGCGAGTTCGCCGACCGCGCGGCGGCGGAGGCCTATGTCGCCGAAGAGCCCTATACGAAGGCGGGCGTCTGGGTGAAGACCGAGATCACGCCGCTGCGGCTGCTGAGCTTCGACTAG
- a CDS encoding NAD(P)-dependent oxidoreductase: MAAPGRVLVTGSSGRLGRFVVEALREAGWLTTGIDLTAPADRAADRVIVDDAGDPYVLGAALKGHDALVHLAAIPDPSRDTAFVTFEVNLQLANAAVEAAREAGVKNIVLASSQSALGLAWAPVVRSPLALPVTEDHPCAPEEIYGVSKQATESLFEMAARRDGTDVAALRFPAIWDPAEFAEATRRRLDNPQQGARSQWAYIDARDAGRSVALALAATVRGFRVFNIAADEVFSKDDANALVRQWYPDRDATAVGGRAALFSPVRAKAELGFVNRYRWTPEGIEDRGA, translated from the coding sequence ATGGCCGCCCCCGGACGCGTGCTGGTCACGGGCTCGTCGGGCCGCCTCGGGCGGTTCGTGGTCGAGGCCCTGCGCGAGGCCGGCTGGCTGACCACCGGCATCGACCTGACGGCGCCCGCCGACCGCGCCGCCGACCGCGTGATCGTAGACGACGCCGGCGACCCCTATGTGCTGGGCGCGGCGCTGAAGGGGCACGACGCTTTGGTCCATCTCGCCGCCATCCCCGACCCGAGCCGCGACACCGCCTTCGTCACCTTCGAGGTCAACCTCCAGCTCGCCAACGCCGCCGTCGAGGCCGCACGCGAGGCGGGGGTCAAGAACATCGTCCTCGCCTCCAGCCAGAGCGCCCTGGGCCTCGCCTGGGCGCCGGTCGTCCGCTCGCCCCTCGCCCTGCCCGTCACCGAAGACCATCCGTGTGCGCCGGAAGAGATCTACGGCGTCTCCAAACAGGCGACGGAATCCCTGTTCGAGATGGCCGCCCGCCGCGACGGCACCGACGTCGCCGCCCTGCGCTTCCCGGCCATCTGGGACCCGGCCGAGTTCGCCGAAGCCACCCGCCGCCGCCTCGACAATCCGCAGCAGGGCGCCAGGTCGCAGTGGGCCTATATCGACGCCCGCGACGCCGGCCGCAGTGTCGCCCTCGCCCTCGCCGCCACGGTCCGGGGTTTCCGAGTCTTCAATATCGCCGCCGATGAGGTCTTCTCAAAAGACGACGCGAACGCACTGGTTCGACAGTGGTATCCCGACCGCGACGCCACGGCGGTGGGGGGCCGCGCCGCCCTCTTCTCCCCCGTCCGCGCCAAGGCCGAACTCGGCTTCGTCAACCGCTACCGCTGGACGCCCGAGGGCATCGAGGATCGCGGCGCCTAG
- a CDS encoding MFS transporter, with protein MASVEGTAGSRLIPPEKYRWELILLLWGAFFLNQADRQVFNVVLPLIRSDLQLTDQMLGLVATTFTVVFGLLVPFAGIAGDIIDRRRVVLISLLIFSTGTLLTGFASSFLLLLLFRGVATGAGEAFYAPAAGSLIGSAHQKTRARALSIHQTANYTGTVLGSLLAGWAGQTYGWRSAFIIYGVMGLAWGLIFFFRTKRYDIPAPVTREPGAQRALFGEALKLIATTPALIGQMLAFGGLIFVSVGFLTWTPTLLFERFGLTLADAGFSATFYHFMGAYVGVLGASWLTDRLIPSIPRIRLWVMAFGLVASAPFIWWAAGTQSLVHIYVALAAFGVMRGMYDAGIFAAVFDVVEDRLRATVLGIVLASGFLIGAASPAIMGSMKAQYGLEGGMQMLAGAALIAGVVLFIATMIRPLRPHQGA; from the coding sequence ATGGCAAGCGTAGAGGGGACCGCCGGATCGCGTTTGATCCCGCCCGAAAAATACAGATGGGAGCTGATCCTGCTCCTGTGGGGAGCCTTCTTCCTCAACCAGGCGGACCGTCAGGTCTTCAACGTCGTCCTGCCCCTGATCCGGTCGGACCTGCAGCTGACGGACCAGATGCTGGGTCTGGTCGCCACCACGTTCACCGTCGTCTTCGGCCTGTTGGTGCCCTTCGCCGGGATCGCGGGCGACATCATCGACCGGCGCCGCGTCGTCCTGATCAGCCTCCTGATATTCTCGACCGGCACCCTCCTGACCGGCTTCGCCTCCAGCTTCTTGTTGCTGCTTCTCTTCCGGGGCGTCGCCACCGGCGCGGGCGAGGCCTTCTACGCCCCCGCCGCCGGCTCCCTGATCGGCAGCGCCCACCAGAAGACGCGCGCTCGCGCCCTGTCGATCCACCAGACGGCCAACTACACCGGCACGGTCCTGGGCAGCCTTCTCGCCGGCTGGGCGGGCCAGACCTACGGCTGGCGCTCGGCCTTCATCATCTATGGCGTCATGGGTCTGGCCTGGGGTCTGATCTTCTTCTTCCGCACCAAGCGCTACGACATCCCCGCCCCCGTGACGCGCGAGCCCGGAGCCCAGCGCGCCCTGTTCGGAGAGGCGCTGAAGCTGATCGCCACCACCCCAGCTCTGATCGGCCAGATGCTGGCCTTCGGCGGCCTGATCTTCGTCTCGGTCGGCTTCTTGACCTGGACCCCGACTCTTCTGTTCGAGCGGTTCGGACTGACGCTGGCCGACGCCGGCTTCTCGGCCACCTTCTACCACTTCATGGGTGCCTATGTGGGCGTGCTGGGCGCGAGCTGGCTGACCGATCGTCTGATCCCGTCCATCCCGCGCATCCGCCTGTGGGTCATGGCCTTCGGCCTCGTCGCGAGCGCGCCCTTCATCTGGTGGGCCGCCGGGACCCAGTCGCTGGTCCACATCTACGTCGCCCTGGCCGCCTTCGGCGTCATGCGCGGCATGTACGATGCGGGCATCTTCGCCGCCGTCTTCGACGTGGTGGAGGATCGCCTGCGCGCCACGGTGCTGGGCATCGTGCTGGCGTCGGGCTTCCTGATCGGCGCGGCCTCGCCCGCCATCATGGGCTCGATGAAGGCCCAGTACGGCCTCGAAGGCGGCATGCAGATGCTGGCCGGCGCCGCTCTGATCGCCGGCGTCGTCCTGTTCATCGCCACCATGATCCGGCCGCTGCGCCCTCACCAGGGCGCCTGA
- a CDS encoding mannonate dehydratase translates to MVKLTMMILPTVDRRWALARQMGVTEAIAKLAPELTGKPAPYDYDALRSEVDRYAEAGFRIGGLEGDQFDMRRIKLGLPGRDEDIEHYKRMLQNMGRCGIDLLCYNFMPLGWLRNRVNIEERGGALVTGYRHDPDDVGDGTVVPAEKIWENYEYFLRRVIPAAEDAEVRMGLHPDDPPAPVVRGIGRIFINAEASQRALDLVDSPSNMLTFCQGSYRTMGEDVTSLIHRFGAQKKIAFVHIRDVKGTWDDFVETFPETGTTDMAAAFAAYKAIGFDGYMRPDHAPTMAGSDAEGAFSGGTGSGYEAEGMIYTVGYIKGLMQATGMRWQ, encoded by the coding sequence GTGGTCAAGCTGACGATGATGATCCTGCCGACGGTCGATCGGCGCTGGGCGCTGGCGCGCCAAATGGGGGTCACCGAGGCCATCGCGAAACTGGCGCCCGAACTGACGGGCAAGCCCGCGCCGTATGACTACGACGCGCTGAGGTCCGAGGTGGACCGCTATGCCGAGGCGGGGTTCCGGATCGGCGGGCTGGAGGGCGATCAGTTCGACATGCGTCGGATCAAACTGGGTCTGCCCGGGCGCGACGAGGACATCGAACACTACAAGCGGATGCTGCAGAACATGGGCCGCTGCGGCATCGACCTGCTGTGCTACAATTTCATGCCGTTGGGGTGGCTCAGGAACCGGGTGAACATCGAGGAGCGGGGCGGCGCCCTGGTCACCGGCTATCGGCATGATCCCGACGATGTCGGCGACGGGACCGTCGTCCCGGCCGAGAAGATCTGGGAGAACTACGAATACTTTCTGCGGCGGGTGATCCCGGCGGCCGAGGACGCCGAGGTCCGGATGGGGCTGCATCCCGACGATCCGCCGGCCCCGGTGGTGCGCGGGATCGGGCGGATCTTCATCAATGCCGAGGCCTCGCAGCGGGCGCTCGATCTGGTCGACAGCCCGTCCAACATGCTGACCTTCTGCCAAGGCTCCTACCGGACCATGGGCGAGGATGTGACGTCGCTGATCCACCGGTTCGGGGCGCAGAAGAAGATCGCCTTCGTCCATATCCGCGACGTGAAGGGGACCTGGGACGACTTCGTCGAGACCTTTCCGGAGACGGGCACGACCGACATGGCAGCGGCGTTCGCGGCCTATAAGGCGATCGGGTTCGACGGCTATATGCGGCCCGATCACGCGCCGACCATGGCGGGGTCGGACGCCGAGGGCGCGTTCAGCGGAGGGACCGGGTCGGGCTACGAGGCCGAGGGTATGATCTACACCGTGGGCTATATCAAAGGCCTGATGCAGGCGACCGGGATGCGCTGGCAATGA
- a CDS encoding enolase C-terminal domain-like protein: MKIEEIEFIPLSLPIEAPILTCYGSLANYSRTLIKLTTEAGVVGWGEIASRYTPAMLEPYRQLFRGVSIWETNYIAQRIKHWNYYPFVKPEPVMGAFEIACLDAQGKAIGEPVYRLLGGKSHTSVPVASYIFFRHANAAGEGEIRTPDDAVAFAKAQHAAYGFESFKLKGGYYSPEVDIASIAALRDAFPNAKLRIDPQGSWTPTTAVSAGKKLEALDLEYLEDPVWGQAAMARIRDHLRTPLATNMCVTQFEEFHPAVAVKAIDVVLTDLWYWGGPRNTVIVDKMCHAAGIGVSAHSSAELGVGNAAIIHTAAAMPNLGSAIDCMNLHLVDDIIVGGKITPKDGRLTPPDGPGLGVAIDEAKVEKYRAVAASGAGTDRFMNPALADTARPGWYPSMPAW, from the coding sequence ATGAAGATCGAGGAGATTGAATTCATCCCCCTGTCGCTGCCGATCGAGGCGCCGATCCTGACCTGCTACGGCTCGCTGGCGAACTACAGCCGCACCCTGATCAAGCTGACGACCGAGGCTGGCGTCGTCGGCTGGGGCGAGATCGCCAGCCGCTACACCCCCGCCATGCTGGAGCCCTATCGCCAGCTGTTCCGGGGCGTCTCCATCTGGGAGACCAACTACATCGCCCAGCGCATCAAGCACTGGAACTACTATCCGTTCGTCAAACCCGAACCGGTCATGGGGGCCTTCGAGATCGCCTGCCTGGACGCCCAGGGAAAGGCCATCGGCGAACCCGTCTACCGTCTGCTCGGCGGCAAGAGCCACACCTCCGTTCCCGTCGCCTCCTACATCTTCTTCCGCCACGCCAATGCGGCGGGTGAAGGGGAAATCCGGACGCCCGACGACGCCGTCGCTTTCGCGAAAGCCCAACACGCCGCCTACGGCTTCGAGAGCTTCAAGCTGAAAGGCGGCTACTATTCGCCCGAGGTGGACATCGCCTCCATCGCCGCCCTGCGCGACGCCTTTCCGAACGCGAAGCTGCGCATCGACCCGCAAGGGTCCTGGACACCGACCACCGCCGTCAGCGCGGGCAAGAAGCTGGAAGCCTTAGACCTCGAGTATCTGGAGGACCCCGTCTGGGGTCAGGCGGCGATGGCGCGCATCCGCGATCACCTGCGGACTCCGCTCGCCACCAACATGTGCGTGACCCAGTTCGAGGAGTTCCACCCGGCCGTCGCGGTGAAAGCGATCGACGTCGTCCTGACCGACCTCTGGTACTGGGGCGGCCCGCGCAACACCGTCATCGTCGACAAGATGTGCCACGCCGCCGGCATCGGCGTCAGCGCCCACTCCAGCGCCGAACTGGGCGTCGGCAACGCCGCCATCATCCACACCGCCGCCGCCATGCCCAACCTCGGCTCGGCGATCGACTGCATGAACCTGCACCTGGTCGACGACATCATCGTCGGCGGCAAGATCACGCCGAAGGACGGTCGCCTGACGCCGCCGGACGGCCCAGGTCTCGGCGTCGCCATCGACGAGGCTAAGGTCGAAAAGTACCGCGCCGTCGCCGCCTCGGGCGCCGGGACCGACCGCTTCATGAACCCTGCTCTCGCCGATACCGCCCGCCCCGGCTGGTATCCGTCCATGCCCGCCTGGTGA
- a CDS encoding MFS transporter — MTQQPEALSKSYRWYVLVLLMLAYTLNFLDRQIMGILLEPIRHEFHLEDWQLGVIVGVGFALIYCTLSLFVAAFTENANRARVVAVALGFWSLMTAACGLAWNAWSLLAARFGVGLGEAGGSPGSQSLLSDIFAPHERARALSLWGLGAPLGTALGVIGGAWVAQEFGWRVAFYAAGLPGVVLAVIIFLTIKDRRVIDQSKPRFSLTQMIRLIVGILKQPTLLVASIGVGMGTMVSYCSVLWGPAYFIRQYDLSPLEVSWFAAIVLGGATGVGTALGGALVHRFAPRWPSAYVDIPAIGYILAAPLYWLALSINDAILSATVLLIPTILYSMSSGPIFALFQNKAPEGSRAMATAVLFMMMNLIGLAIGPTLAGGLSSHFQAELGLAGGLHRALLVIVAFLIPAAGLLILSWRLKPKTGDA, encoded by the coding sequence ATGACGCAACAGCCCGAGGCGCTGTCAAAGAGTTACCGCTGGTACGTGCTGGTCCTGCTCATGCTGGCCTACACGCTGAACTTCCTCGACCGGCAGATCATGGGCATCCTGCTGGAGCCCATCCGGCATGAGTTCCACCTCGAGGACTGGCAGCTCGGCGTGATCGTCGGGGTCGGGTTCGCCCTGATCTATTGCACCCTCAGCCTGTTCGTCGCCGCCTTCACCGAGAACGCCAACCGCGCCCGCGTCGTGGCTGTCGCGCTCGGCTTTTGGAGCCTGATGACCGCCGCCTGCGGCCTGGCGTGGAACGCCTGGAGCCTGCTGGCCGCCCGGTTCGGCGTGGGGCTCGGCGAGGCCGGCGGTTCACCCGGGTCCCAGTCTCTGCTCTCCGACATCTTTGCCCCGCACGAGCGCGCCCGCGCCCTCAGCCTCTGGGGTCTCGGCGCCCCGCTAGGCACGGCGCTCGGCGTCATCGGCGGGGCCTGGGTGGCGCAGGAGTTCGGCTGGCGCGTGGCCTTTTACGCCGCCGGCCTGCCGGGCGTTGTCCTGGCCGTCATCATCTTCCTGACCATCAAGGATCGTCGTGTCATCGATCAGTCCAAACCCCGCTTCTCCCTGACCCAGATGATCCGGCTGATCGTCGGCATCCTGAAACAGCCGACCCTGCTGGTCGCCTCCATCGGCGTCGGCATGGGCACTATGGTCAGCTACTGCTCGGTTCTCTGGGGCCCGGCCTACTTCATCCGCCAATACGACCTCTCGCCGCTGGAGGTGTCGTGGTTCGCCGCCATCGTGCTGGGCGGGGCGACCGGGGTCGGCACGGCGCTCGGCGGCGCCCTCGTCCACCGCTTCGCCCCGCGCTGGCCCTCGGCCTATGTCGACATCCCGGCCATCGGCTACATCCTGGCCGCCCCTCTCTATTGGCTGGCTCTGTCGATCAACGACGCGATCCTGTCGGCTACGGTCCTCCTGATCCCGACCATTCTCTATTCGATGTCGTCGGGCCCGATCTTCGCCTTGTTCCAGAACAAGGCGCCGGAGGGCTCGCGCGCCATGGCCACCGCCGTCCTCTTCATGATGATGAACCTGATCGGCCTGGCCATCGGCCCGACGCTGGCGGGCGGTCTCTCCAGCCACTTCCAGGCCGAACTCGGTCTGGCCGGGGGCCTGCACCGCGCCCTCCTCGTGATCGTCGCCTTCCTGATCCCCGCCGCCGGACTGCTGATCCTGTCGTGGCGCCTCAAACCCAAGACCGGAGACGCCTGA